AGATTTGGGTTTTGAATGTCTTTAAAAAGGAGgagttttaaaatgaaaacttcTGACTGAAGGCACTGATTGAGAAGAAAGATTCATTTGGTAACTAACAAGAGCTGGATTAGTTTACATTTTACTGGTTTTTCCAATAAGTTAAAGAGGCAaactcttgttttatttttaggagAGCACTGTTCATATACGGACAGGATTCTAACAAATTTCCACTATATATTTCAATTCTTTTCTTAAGGTTATTTATACTTCCTCTCTAAGATAGGACATGCGACTTACCTCTACAACTCTGTCCTTCAGCTTCGAATCCTGGTGAGCAACCGCATGACCCTTGGAAGGCAGTCCACACTCCAAACTTCTGACAGCGAGCCACAATCGGCAGTGTGCCAATTTGTTCAGCATGGCCGACGCAGATCCCCTCCACAGCCACCAGCGAAACTACGTCCGCTCCGGTCACCGTTTCTGGAAAGACGGCGAAATTGTCCGTCTTTGTGGAGCATACCTCGTAGAAGACACGGACTCGCTTGATGGCCATGCAGGCTCCTGTGTCGCGGAAGGCGAGGTAGAATCCATTTGCGGACGTTGCAAACTCTTCTGTTGCTGTGTTGATCTGAGGAGTATCATCCGAGTCAGTATCAGAGAACCGTGTCTCGGCCGCAATACGCTTGATCCGTGTATACGGAGGAGCGGCCCAAGCAGGTAGATTATTTGGATCACTACTTGACGCCTCTACTTGGAATAGTTCAAATGTTTCTTTACATTGATGGGCGTCGTCAATCCCAGTACAGGAGTTCATTGTGAAGTCAATCTCTACATGGATGCGGTTGCCTAGACGGCGGGGTATGTATGGCATCCGCAGCCAAAACCCATCGCTCGCGTCTGGATTGCGCACTTGACATACTATATACAGGCGTTCATAGCTGGATCCAACTTCTGCCCACTGAAAAGAGAAACATTCAAAAGAAGGACAAAAAGTTAGTAAAATTGCAAACTATCCAATTCAATATTTATTCACTCCTTTTTGTCCAGTAAGAAGTTCAATCCAACTGATGCAGGAAAGTACTTAGTGGGCAGTGCTAATCACACAATAGTATAAACAGCTGGGTATAAaggtaaaaactaaaagttcTTGAAAACCAATTGACAATTGACAATTGACAAGCACAATAATGAAACAGTACATACACATTTACACATTAGCTTCATATTCATT
This region of Asterias rubens chromosome 18, eAstRub1.3, whole genome shotgun sequence genomic DNA includes:
- the LOC117302558 gene encoding ephrin type-B receptor 1-like — its product is MAVRNGISLWLFFTSFWIYIYPTLTRQVTLYDSTRFADLGWTTYPVLPGDDTFGGWAEVGSSYERLYIVCQVRNPDASDGFWLRMPYIPRRLGNRIHVEIDFTMNSCTGIDDAHQCKETFELFQVEASSSDPNNLPAWAAPPYTRIKRIAAETRFSDTDSDDTPQINTATEEFATSANGFYLAFRDTGACMAIKRVRVFYEVCSTKTDNFAVFPETVTGADVVSLVAVEGICVGHAEQIGTLPIVARCQKFGVWTAFQGSCGCSPGFEAEGQSCRACIVGTYKSGVGPSHCSPCPAKSHADHNATRQCTCIPGFFRVQNESPGVACTGK